The following are encoded in a window of Bos indicus isolate NIAB-ARS_2022 breed Sahiwal x Tharparkar chromosome 7, NIAB-ARS_B.indTharparkar_mat_pri_1.0, whole genome shotgun sequence genomic DNA:
- the NEUROG1 gene encoding neurogenin-1 — MPATLETCLSDLDCASSSSSSSTSDLSGFLTDEEDCARLQQPASATGPPVTVRRGAPGIPGAPDTPRAPDDEQERRRRRGRARVRSEALLHSLRRSRRVKANDRERNRMHNLNAALDALRSVLPSFPDDTKLTKIETLRFAYNYIWALAETLRLADQGLPGGGTRERLLPPQCAPCLPGPPSPASDAESWASGAAASPCAAAASPLSDPSSPVASEDFTYGPGDPLFSFPGLPKDLLHTTPRFIPYH; from the coding sequence ATGCCAGCCACTCTAGAGACCTGCCTTTCGGACCTCGACTGcgctagcagcagcagcagcagcagcactagcgACCTGTCCGGCTTCCTCACCGACGAGGAGGACTGTGCCAGGCTCCAACAGCCCGCGTCCGCCACGGGGCCGCCCGTGACGGTCCGCAGGGGCGCACCCGGGATTCCCGGGGCGCCCGACACTCCTCGCGCGCCGGACGATGAGCAGGAGCGGCGGCGGCGCAGGGGCCGCGCACGGGTGCGCTCCGAGGCGCTGCTGCACTCGCTGCGCAGGAGCCGACGCGTCAAGGCCAACGACCGCGAGCGAAACCGTATGCACAACTTGAACGCGGCGCTGGATGCGCTGCGCAGCGTGCTGCCCTCCTTCCCCGACGACACCAAGCTCACCAAGATTGAGACGCTGCGCTTCGCCTACAACTACATCTGGGCTCTGGCGGAGACTCTGCGCCTGGCGGACCAGGGGCTGCCCGGGGGCGGTACCCGCGAGCGCCTCCTGCCGCCACAGTGCGCACCCTGCCTCCCCGGGCCCCCGAGTCCCGCCAGCGACGCGGAGTCCTGGGCCTCCGGTGCCGCCGCCTCCCCCTGCGCCGCTGCCGCCTCGCCACTCTCTGACCCCAGTAGCCCCGTCGCATCCGAAGACTTCACCTATGGCCCCGGCGaccctcttttctccttccccGGCCTGCCCAAAGACTTGCTCCACACGACGCCCCGTTTCATCCCTTACCACTAG